Genomic window (Ciconia boyciana chromosome 12, ASM3463844v1, whole genome shotgun sequence):
tgggaaggagaaaaaatacagtgaagtcTTGGATTTTGTTTCAGTCAGTTAATTGGCAGCATCAATCTGCAAGCATTCCTGGATGTCCACTTTGGataaacttgtttttaatgatGATTGGTTAGTTAACTGCCTGTTACTGAACTCTCAGCACTTTACATACAACAGTTTGTGACTTGTCTTCAGAGAAGAGTGGTAAATGGAGTAAACAGCACAAGCTATGTCAAGACTGCAGATGATCTCACCCCGTTCTTTTTCATACATGTGCACACACTGCTTATTTTTGCAAATGCGTTGAACAAGGACACCAAAATGCTGATAGCCTTTAAACAAGAAGCCCCCTATTTACGATCCCTTAGACAAGATGTCCAGTTCAAATGTCTTAACACTCTCGGCCTCCCAGGTGGTGAAACCTGTATCAGAGAAGGGTGGTTTACTGAAGCATGACTTCTGGTCTTAAcagctggaatatttttttggtTCTTATGAAGCCTTGCGAGATTGTTGCCTTTTAcctctgcagtttctttctaaaatgaaatgctcAGTGGTGATGTCAGTGGCTAATATTCACATTCTGTGACTGAGAGTACAGGTTTcgctgcaaaaataaatgcaaatgttaaCTGTTCGATCTTCATGTAAGAAACAATATACCTGTAaattttttgtacttttatttcatgatattaaaatagtaaaactAAACAGTTGTGGCAAACACCTGTTCTTGTGCATCTTTCTTCATGTGATCAGTCACGAATCTGATGTGTGATCTTTTATAACGTTTCCCTCCCTTAAttgggggcaggagggtgaaAAAATTCTGTTGAAGCAGCAGACATGAAAAGTGTGGCTGCTGAATACGGGCTTGAATGAAATGGGGACTGTGAGTCAGCACGTCTGAATTTGTGAATACAAGCAACTGATTTGACAGCACTGTGGCTGTAAAAGAGTcagagctgcagggatgggCGTAAAACAGGCAGATCCTCACCACCGGTCACAAGTACGTACCTGGCCTCGGCTCGTCCGTACCTTTCCTGCAGGGCAATGCTGTTTGTTCCAGTGTCTTTGGCTGTAGCAGAGAAACGTTTAGATCTAACGTAGTACTGGACTAACGGGTATCTGCCCGCTGCTCAGCAGGCTGAACGTGGGGCTGCTCAGGCTGCAGGCcgcttctctccctttctttttaagagcCTGGGCAGTGACAGGAAAGGCAGCTGCAAACACGTCCTGATTTCTCCTGCAATTTTCTCTTCACTTTGGATTAATGAGATCCCAACAGGCTAAAGCGTGCTCCCCCTCCCTCCGGCTGGTCCTAAGGCAGCAATTGCCTGCCTTTGTTGCGCACAATGAAATGACGAGTTAAGCATTTCTGCACGAGCAAAATCAGTGCTGTGTGCGACTGCCGATGACCTCATGCTGGGTAtgggggggcgggcgggggggacCGCATTCGAGCTGGAATTGCTCGGTAGGCTCAAAAGGTATTTGGCTTGGGGGGGATGGGAGATGGCTGTGGCCATCATAACTCttgtttggggtggttttttgttcGATACGACGTAaatacaaaaaccaaaccaaaactcaTAGACAAGAACTGAGGCTTCCCTACGACTGATCCTTGCCCAGTGTCGCTCTGTCCTTTGCTGTTAAGTCTTTGTTCCTGTGAGTAAGAACAGGAGGTCGGTTTGCAGAAGCTGTTTCAGCTACTGCGACACTAGGCCTGCCCGCTGCTGAGAACGGCCTCCTGGAGGGGCTAAGGCTGgttttggctactgctgcagggagcagggggtttggtttgggttttctggtttgttttagAAGGGCCAGTGTTTCTATCGTTGCACTGTTTCTTCTCAGGAAGGTAGCTGGCTGGTTCTGAAGATCTAAGCCATGGgccttcagagaaaaatgtataGCAAATACTGTTGCAAAGAGTGCCCGTTTATTGTTGAGCCAGTCCATGTCGGACTTTCCGTTACGGCTGCGGTACAGAAGTGGTGCAGGTAGCAGATAGCTTACTGATAAAGAATggggaggcagaaagaaaaaaaaaccaccaaagtTTCTTTACAAGTTTTAAATTTCACATTATCACATAGTAACCATTTTGCTAAATACAAGCATATTTTCAGTCACATACAGACAGCTAAATACAgcattattttcacatttcgTTACAGCGCATAACAGAAAGCGAGGAAAGTGTATAGTATGCTTTTATTCTGGAGGTTCTGAGCAATTTCAATCTAACATGCAGATTGCTTTTAACATGTGGTAGAGACCACAGAAagttagctttttcttttttttttttttttctttttgtcctagGGTAAAAGTGCTCCTGACCTTTATCCTGTGAAAGGTACCACCTTCTGATTTCTCTAGATCCCTCTTGCGCTAGAAGTCAAAGCATTAAAACCAGTTGTTAGAAAAGAATTCTTAGCATATCCTAGAAGTTCTTCATCTTAGAAAAAACATTCCAAATTTTGTACAGATGAATCTACATTTCCTATATTTTAATAAGCTGTCTAGAAAATGCAAGGAATTAGAAAAAGATGTATATAATGATTTCTCTATCATTTAATATAACCATTTATTACCTCTAAGTAGTTAAGACTGCATACGTTTTCTTCTGTACTGTTCCTCTTTAGAGTTACTacacctgtatttttaaattgaaggTTTACTCTGGAGGCCTGAATGCACTTAGTTATTTAGGCTTTCTGGAATTTCTCTCTGGGAGCAGTAAAGGGGAATCTCTAAAAcccattaaataaaatattggttGTCTCATGAAGTGATCTTTCCCCTGCTGGCCAGATTCCTGCACAGAGAATTATAGAATTTTACTATTGCTAAAATGCCGTTTGACCCAACTTCTCACTGCTGTTAATGTAGCACTCCAGCTCTGCTACCCTCAGCTCGGCAACCCCAGACACACCTCGTGAACAGCCGGCCCCTGAAAGACCAAAGTGGTTGCTTGGCGGACTTTGCATTCAGCAAATGAAGAAACTGACCCTTTCGTACTTGTTTGTCCTTGCCTTTGTGAAAACACGACTAAGAGACCTGGTCCGAGCAAACCTTGCGCTCTCCACTGGCGTCAGCCCATGACAGCCCACGACAGCCAAGCTCCTGTGGCACTCTCTGCATCTGCTCCCGCTTTGCTTACCTAGAAAGAGATTTTGTAAAGgcggttttgttttttttttttttaatattcagggCACTCAACTCGACCACAACTGAACCCGCCTGGAATTCACTGGGCTTAGCACAAGGTTTTTGATACGTTTATAGCCTAGTCAAGAGTGATCAGGGTTAGCAGTTACAAGCTTACTGAAAGGTGCTAGGCCATTGccacccctcccttcctctAATTTGCAGccagtgccctcccagcagGTGCAACactgctgctcccctgcagagcccaggaACTGGAATTGTTCccagaacactgaaaataaaaatgttattaattttcagggttttggttgttgcattgggttgggtttttttgtgggtttttggttttgttttttttttgttttacagctttaATATGGAAaccacagggtttttttcttcatacagACCTGCCCATGTGCTGCAAACCGTGAGAACAGGTTCAAAGGGAGAAATCGGCTGAACTCAAGAGCAGTCAAGAAGACCCAGATTTTATAGATGGGTAGCTTAAAAAGCTGTAAcaagtattttattcttctcttcttaGAGGCCTAAAATCAAACACTAGATGCTTCCTGTGGTTTTTACCTaatccctccctcctgccccttaGCAGTTTGGTGTATAAAGCTTGCAAACTTGAGTGAAAAAACAGTCACtgtagttttgtttgtttgcttttaatagtCTGAACTTCCCTAGTTTGCTAGAGGAGCACGGTTACCCTGCTGCACTTCAAGAGCTTCAGTTAAAACTTAGCGGAAGCAAAGCTTCTAAGCGGTGAATGGCATTCCCAGAAAACATCCACCTACGTATAGCTTTTGTAACACGGCTGCCATCCTATGATGACCAACCTGAGACGGATCCTCTTTTGTCAAATTAAAAcatggaggaaaacaaattttactCTTGAGCTTGTCTTGTGGCTTTCCTTTCCACCTGCTCAGACACTTCTGTTGTGTGCTCCTCCTTCCCAGTGCTAGTTCTCTTCTTCCACAGAtgccaagaaagaaaatgatacTTTAACAGCAGAAAGTACTGATGGAAGCTGTTGCTTTCCatgctatttaatttctttaaaagcaaatctCACCTTTTAGGATGTCTGATGCACCTGAGTTAagcttttcaagttttttttattttgttggggggtttgtgtttgtttcccctcctttccaTTCCGCCTTTTGACCTGGCTGGCAAGACACCCAAAAGGTCAGCACAGTGCTGTTAGCAAGACAGAAATGTTGGTGCGTCCCACCTGGCTGCAACACCCCAGCCTTAAAATATAACACATGAGGACATGGTTCTCTCTTTACGCTCTTGATCACTTAATTCTGTTGGAAAGCCCTGAACTCAGGGTACTTTCAAGGTACTCACCTATGCAGTAAATGCGTAACAAATGCATTGAATAATTACTACTGGAGCCGGAGTTGCCACTTAGAATCCCAGTTCAGCACAGCAAGAAAAGCACTATTGGGGAGgggaataatttaaattttaattaccAATCAAATAACtactgttttcctctttaaatcCCACCGAATATTCTTAGCTATCAAACTAGGTTCAAgaacataagaaagaaaattcagaagtgtGCATACCATGTCAGTAAACTTTTCCTGTGGAGTTGGCCCTATGAGAAAATGGTATCTGTGCTGCCTTTACACCTTCCTGGTACCAAACAGCTGACACAAACGAAGatgtcctctttctttctctctgtctgccCATTTGTCATACTACTAAAGCATCCATACTGTGGCTTCAACACCCAGCATGGAGCTATGGATTTACTTAGAAGAGGACACGTGCAGCACCCTGGCACGTGCCAGCCCATTCAGCTCTCTGTATACTCTCTCCTGTCTCGTGCAGCccttcatttctgcttcctgtCTCCTTATAACATCTACATGCACCCCCACTCACTCTCCTTTAGGTTTGTAGCCCCCAGTTCTGAAAGGTTATTTGGAACAGAACATTTCTTTCCGGGGTCTGTTCTGGTGTCCAAAACAACGTGGGAGGCTGTTCACAACGGGAGTGTTGCTCTCCCCTCTGTCACACTGAGTTCACTTAGTAAAGTATGTTTGGTTAGTAGAGTTCATCACCACTTGCCTCACTAGAAGAGCTCAGCACAAGCATCGCCTATCTGATTTCACCACTTCTTCTGAAGAGTGCACTACATTTGGGACAAACCCGCTCTTTAccccttcccatccctcctGGATTGAAATTTCCCCCCTTTTAACAAGCTCGTATATATCTCGAGTCAGATCAGTGAAGGCCTTCTCCACGTTAATGGCATCCCGAGCTGAGGTCTCAATGTACTTCATACCATATGCAGCAGCCAGTTTCTCAGCTTCGTGCCTGGTGACTTGCCGCTGTGTGTCAAGGTCACACTTGTGACCTACCAAAACAAAGACGATCTGGTATGGCTGGACGTGCACCTTGGTCTCCTCTAGCCACTCGTGCACGTTCTGGAAGGACCTGCGGTTTGTAATGTCAAAGAGGAGGAGTCCGCCAACCGAGTTCCTGTAGTAGGCTCTGGTGATGGACCTGGAAACAAATGAGCCACAACAAAAGTATAAGTTAAAGCTGTTTGGGAAGAAGGGCAGAGCGAGTTTcatgtggggttttgtttgtttgttcgtgtcttctgatttttttttcttaagccaAATGTAGCCCTTCTGAACATATGTCTTTCTTTAAGTAAGCAGCATTACCACCACCCTGTCTACCCTGCAGAATACAGGGCAGAGGAGGCCATTCAGGCAATGTCTTACCACTTTTAGTTTGTGCTCTGTAGAGCTTGTCGTTCAAAAAGACAACTAATCTTGGCTTAAAGATTTCACTCTTGGGTAACTGCCCCACTGATTTGTTACAGCTCTGTTCaaaatcccccccccctccattttTGGTCTCTGTTTTCTACCATGGATTTCTGTATGCCCTTTGCTGTTAGTCTAAAGAATCCCATCCCCCACCACGTAAATTCTCTGAATACCTTGTGTAATCCATTGGTTTAGAAGCACTGTAACAAATTAAAGGATTCATTTGAAACCAAACACCCACTCTCTGACGGATACATAAAAGAAGGAGGCTACAGATTTGGAAGGCAGGCCATGGGGTGGTAGCTCCCCTCCATACACCCAGGGCCTCGGCACAGGGACATCCACCAACCCTTACACTTTCTTCCACCACACCACTGGTCAAATTGACGGCACGCACCGTTACAGCTAACGCACGACCAGGAGCAGCCAGTCTGACCTCCCGAGTAACAGCAAAATGATACAACAGCTTCCTAGGGGAATCTGCGTTACTGCTGGTCTTGTTCCTGCCAAATACTGACAACATTAAACAGTAACCAAAAAGACCTCCGAACCGCGGGCTGAGAAATGGAGCGCATCTTCCACAATTCTTCCGAGCAAGGGCAGACTTCAACGCAGCCAGAAGCAGCACATGAAATCAGCTAACACAGGGCGATGGAGCCAAGCTGAGACCACAAGGCTGAGCAGAGCTACAGTTCAATGACTGCTACACGTGGAAAGACCAAGAAGCTGTAAAACTGTGATGTTTCTGCAAAGTCACGGATTCGTTCTAAATCCAGAAGCAAGGATCGATTTCAGTCCCTGGAGGAATTCACGCTCGGGCCTGAACTTTCCTTGCTGGGAAAATGTAAGCACTGCTGCATTTTTACCTTGGGACAAGTCCCATTTTGGACATGCAAGGCTGTTGTTAGGGGTTATTTGGTCCTGTAGTGTGTGTATCTAGCGAAACTGCCCCAAGAAAGGATGAACTGGAGTTTTCAAGGATTGCTTTATCAACAGACATGCAGTGATGGGTGAAAATCCACAGccaaaactgaagaaagccagaagaggagggggaagataGTTGGCTGCATTTGGATAATTTCTCCTCTCCCAATTATCTGGCTGAGGGACAACAGTAGCTCTGCACATTTGGCACTGAGGGAATTAGATCTGCCTTTTGCTATCTAGCCAGCCGCAAACAGATACTGGCGCTTTGAATTCACCCCCACACTGTCACAGGCATCTCTGCTTCTCCCTTGTGTTCCGTGCCATCAGCCCTGGCTCCTCCTGCCAACATCAACAATGCCTCAGGTACTTCTGAAAGACATGACGGGATCTAAGCTGAACACTGCTTTGAGGTAAAACTAGGTGAAGGCCTCAGTGCCTCTTCTGAAAGCCTTTTCCACGGACTGTTTTCTTTACCGACCCGCAGGAAGGAAAGTATATTGCCTTCACGTTGCACGTCACCCCCCAGTTCCTTTCCAAGACTCCtaccttccctcctcccaccatGCTCATACAAGCTCATGCAGAGCAGTACAGGGATTTGCACCTATTTTGGCCAAGTTTTAACATAAAGGTGTTGCCTCTGTCTGGGAACTCTCCCCTGCTCTGTACCCATGGTGGGGACTCTGGTACTGGGGTCTGCGCCTGTTTGTTCGAGTCTTTCCCTGTCAGCCAAGGGAGAGCTGCCGGCTGGAAGGAAACGGCTCTTCTGTAGGTGGTGGTACACAGTtccagggagggagggctgcacatgcctttgcttttgttagCGTTACACAACATCATGCTTCAGACAAGGAAATCACAGTAGCTGAGCAACCAGAGATGGGCAAAACCTGCTGGATCCAGGAAGAATTCGACCCTGCTCTTCTACAGCTCCA
Coding sequences:
- the RAB39B gene encoding ras-related protein Rab-39B isoform X2; the encoded protein is MEAIWLYQFRLIVIGDSTVGKSCLIRRFTEGRFAQISDPTVGVDFFSRLVEIEPGKRIKLQIWDTAGQERFRSITRAYYRNSVGGLLLFDITNRRSFQNVHEWLEETKVHVQPYQIVFVLVGHKCDLDTQRQVTRHEAEKLAAAYAQEGSREIRRWYLSQDKGQEHFYPRTKRKKKKKEKANFLWSLPHVKSNLHVRLKLLRTSRIKAYYTLSSLSVMRCNEM
- the RAB39B gene encoding ras-related protein Rab-39B isoform X1: MEAIWLYQFRLIVIGDSTVGKSCLIRRFTEGRFAQISDPTVGVDFFSRLVEIEPGKRIKLQIWDTAGQERFRSITRAYYRNSVGGLLLFDITNRRSFQNVHEWLEETKVHVQPYQIVFVLVGHKCDLDTQRQVTRHEAEKLAAAYGKQSGSRCRECHRSLAVVGCHGLTPVESARFARTRSLSRVFTKARTNKYERRKRDLEKSEGGTFHRIKVRSTFTLGQKEKKKKKKKLTFCGLYHMLKAICMLD
- the RAB39B gene encoding ras-related protein Rab-39B isoform X4; translation: MEAIWLYQFRLIVIGDSTVGKSCLIRRFTEGRFAQISDPTVGVDFFSRLVEIEPGKRIKLQIWDTAGQERFRSITRAYYRNSVGGLLLFDITNRRSFQNVHEWLEETKVHVQPYQIVFVLVGHKCDLDTQRQVTRHEAEKLAAAYVLFLLC
- the RAB39B gene encoding ras-related protein Rab-39B isoform X3 yields the protein MEAIWLYQFRLIVIGDSTVGKSCLIRRFTEGRFAQISDPTVGVDFFSRLVEIEPGKRIKLQIWDTAGQERFRSITRAYYRNSVGGLLLFDITNRRSFQNVHEWLEETKVHVQPYQIVFVLVGHKCDLDTQRQVTRHEAEKLAAAYGMKYIETSARDAINVEKAFTDLTRDIYELVKRGEISIQEGWEGVKSGFVPNVVHSSEEVVKSDRRCLC